TTGGCCTAGAAAGTTGAAGACATGACGAACAAATCAGAATAGAAGcccctttttctttctccaGTCCCACGTCGTTGCCTGCCGCAGGTCATCAACACTTAGCATGTCTACACCCTCTCTGATTAGAATATGCCAAATGTGATTTCTTAGTCCTATCGGCCATGCAGGCACGCCCCAATACCTCACCTTTAAACCCAACTGATGGGCACCGCGAACCTGAGCCCGAATTAGCTGCAGTTGATCTTGTGACAACCTCGATCCCCATACACGGCCCACTGCGCGTGTGAAACTGGTAGACGCGTAATAGCTATTGGAAATACCATAGCTGTCTACCTTTTCAGTGTTGAAAGCTTGTCGCGACCCGGAACTATGACGACTCGGTGCCTGGTTCCGGCCCTTCTGCTCTGCCCAGCGAGTTTCATGATTAACTCGATTCGGATTTGGCCATATAGTGGACATATCAGCGAGCCTTTCTAAAGGGGCGTCGTAGAAAACGTCCCGATAGTTCTTGTTGAGGGTTATGTTCGCAAACGGAGCATTGCCTGATGCTACAATGATGACGGGGCCAGGAACAATGGCCGTGCCATTAAAGTACGTGATAAAATTGCGCTCTCTAAGTGGCATCAATTGTGTTTGAAGCTCCCGCCATGTTGACTGAGCTGAGGTCTTAAAATCAATAAGCAGTATCAGGGGCTGGTCTGGGTCAGAAATGAAGACTCCAGCGAGTGGGTGATCAGGTGGCGGACGAGCACCGCATACTTCTGGAGATTCACACGGAAGGAGCCCATTTCGTTTCTCAAGAATCTCAATCAGCGGGTTGATATACAAATTTCGAAGGGTGCGGTCTGCGTGGAGCTGGAATTGACGATGGCCCACGTATAAGTCTTGATATTGATGCCAAACATCTGCTTCCACGCTTGGACAGccagcggcaatggcatcaaataGCGGGACAGTTCTCCAGTAATCATTATGCGAGTGACAATGCACAGGATAGACGTCTTTCGTCGCATCGGAAAGCCAATTCCCAGTGCCAATTGTTGCCGCCGAGGCAGCGATCCATCGATGGACTATcctgtccatgtcatccGGAAAATTAGTATGCAGGATGTTCCCAAGGATGTGAATCAATCCGCTATGTAACCAGTCAGAAGACACTCGTAAGTAGAAATCTACCCGCCGAGGAAAGTTCTTACACAAGTGATAAGTAGAACACGAccaggaagcagaagagcttcttcctcttgggTAGGCGTTGAGTATTTGATAACCGACGTAATACCAGGGCAACTGGATGTGTGATGAGTTGGGAGTGGCGACTAGATGGCCGGTGCTCGCTGTATTCGAGTGGCTCGAGTCGGCCTGGTCTCGCTTCATACGCAATGTCTCCAAGCAGACCATGTTCATTGTCGCAACCAACCACAGACTCTGCGTCATCATAATATCGGGAGTGATCAGGCATTTGTGCAAGTCCGGATCTGTTGCTAGCGGCTGATATATTGCTCATTTAAATCGTGAGTCGAGCTTTGTAGCTAGTTAATTTGGAAGAAGACGGAGTCACTCGTCGAATAAGACTAGGGGGCAGGATGCAAGCACATAGCAGACAAAGGCAGCTTGGGATGATGACATGGTACCTCCAAGTACGCGTCAACAAGCCCGGGCCAGCCGCAGAATTGGGCTACTAGTGTACTTAGTTACATCTGCCGCAGCCAAAGTTTGCACGGTGCTGTGGTGAAGGGGTGGTCGGCCAAACAACCaggctgtctggtggaacaGGGAACTGCCGTAGTGATGACGGTACATATTAGTGGTGTCCTGTGcccattcaatgttggtccTCAGCCAGCGGGCTCTTCACCCTCTGGTACGACCTGACCgtggtgtctggtccatATAAGTTAAATCAGCACGccacctttgccattgaggcGTTAACCGTTGAACGCATTGTGCCATTCACTTTCTATTTATTGAATCGGCTAAAGGTTGCGTAGAGTCCACGTAATCTTTCGATTCCTAGAAACGTGTACTAATACTATTATGCTTAGGAACTCAGTGAAAGTCCAGAGGTTGCTCAGGTTTGCTCACGTTTACTCAGGGGCTGCTTAGGAGGGCTCCCTGAGGCTCAGGAACTGCTCAGGTTgaagcagccacagctcagGAACCCTTTCAAGTTAGGAAACTAGGTCCGTCGTGATTCCGGTTTTATACTGGTCTGTTATATTAACAAGATATTTGCTAAGAATTACTTTGCCTTGGCTTACTATTTGTGTTCTTATACGAGCTACAATTCCGCCACATCTCGTAGCTCCGTAGCTTCCCAGACTTAGTTAACATCTGTCGAGTTAGCAATCGACCTAGTAGCCTCTAAATCCTCTTTCAAACTGCCAAGTTTGGATTCTAATGCACGAACACTATCCGGACCAAGCGGCATGCGCAGATACTCATGTCCGTTTCTGACGGCGTTTACAATTGCACTGGCTGCTTTATCAGGGTCACCTTTGACAAAGTCGGGGATTGACATCATATCCCGAGTTCCAGAAAGCATTTGGTCGACCACAGTTCCCTTGTATACGTCACTTAACCCCCCTTTCGACGCGTACTGGGCAGGCGTGATAATTCTGCTCGAGAATGGTGTGCGAAATGCACCTGGCTCCACGATAAGgactttgatgccaaagctCTGGACTTCTTGGGCGAGAGATTCgtgaatggcttcaatggcaaATTTGCTGGCCGAGTACGTTCCTCTGGCGGGACGTGAAATGAACCTATCGTGCATAGTTAGTGTCTATCTGATTAATGCGTTTCTAGAAATGTCGCGAAAAAGTGAACTAGCGTACCCAGCCGCACTGCTGATGAGAACGATGTTTCCAGATTTCTTGGCTCTCATTGTTGGCAGGCATGCCTTGAGAGCACGGATTGGTCCGTAGAAATTGACTTCCATTTGCTCTCGTACCTCGCTCTCGCTATATCAATGTCAGAAAACAGTCCAGTCTCATGCAAAAGCAATATCGCCGGCTGAGAAATTCCATACCTTGTATCTTCGACGCCTCCAATAAAGGCGTACGCAGCGTTGTTTACCAACACATCCACACCATACTCTCGACAGCAGCTGGAGAACTGTGCGAACGAGTCGTTGTGGCCAGGATCCAACTCCTTCCAAATGCCGCCTTTCACAGAAAACTCAGGAAAAGAAGTCTCGGCTCTGCCAACGTCGCGAGTTGTTCCGATAACTTTACATCCAGTACTCAGAGCCTCCAATGCAAGGGCCTTTCCAATGCCTGATGAGGCGCCAGTAATTAGCCAAGTTGACGAAACTTTTCCTGACATATTAAGTGTTTTACAATCATTAAACAATAGAACAAGTGAGTAGATGTAATTGGAAAGAACTCTTATATGGTCGCGATTATGCTCGGTTGTTAAACGTCTAACGGAGTTTAAGGATTTAAGCTTTGCTGTCGCTCTCGGAGCTAAGCAACACGCGTGCTCCCACAGGCAATGGCCGATATGACGACAGTTATCAACGGAATTGTGGAtgagaagtatttgaaaTTACTTGATTGAATAAGAGTATCTCGACTGCCCATATATTGCATGCCATGTCTGGCATTCAATCGCTTAGACACGCTTGGATCTCTATCTCCGCCATACTATACAGGATGGCACACACCAAACAATagacaaacaaaaacaatCTGTAGACCCTTGCTTGTCTGTATTTTAGTTAGCTTACAGGGCCGTCACCCGATAGCTTTGGGCATTAGGGAGTCTTTCGGGCATATGCAGAACCATACACTTACTGGCCTAGATGTCTTCTTCACATGGTACTTTTAGAAGAAATTACTTGTTCAAGCTCAAATTTGTCCGAATAATGTAGTAGGCAAGAATGTCTATAGTGTTTAAATCCCATAAAAGACTGAAACCCGCTCACGATCGGCCGAGCTTAAATTCCCCCCACCACTCCATGCAACGACCGAAAGCTATCTCCAACACAACACCTAGCAGCATCAAGAGACGTCCAGACGTCCACCCTCTTCCATGGATTTACCACGAATTCGCACCATGCCAGCCTGCTGCAACAACCAAATTCCTTGTTGGTCATAATCGAAAGGCGAAATCATAGACCAATCAGCAGACCACTGACAATCGGATATATCTTATAGGCAACAGCGGGCAAAATCATCGGCACACTTGGCTGCGAGACAGCCCGCTATAAGTGCTGGAAATCGTGTTTTAAGACATTTGACCGCCGGTCCTCCACATCCTTTTCTAATGCATCTCACGCAATTGCCATCAAGTGCTCGTGGCTCAACCGCTTCTTCCATGACGGGGTTGGCGATTGCGAGCCCGCTGAGGACGGCCAGGAGGGTAACTGAGAACTTCATGTTTGCGAGAAGTGCTTCGGATGAAAAGTTTTAaaggtaggtaggtaggaATGAATGGTTAGATTCTCGGTTGTATATCGTTCTTCAAATATGAAGGTTGTGACTGATGTTGAAATAATGGTCAGAGAAAACGTCTCATATTTATACTCTGTATACTCCTACTTGTATTCTCGATTAGACGATTCTGGATAACGACTAAAAATTCATCGCCAAGTCCGTCCCCTTGATGACCTGCCCCAATAAGGTTCCCATAAAAGAACGGAGGTCAAGGCTTTGGCTCAATTGATGCCGTTTGCTCCAGAGCCAGGCAACATTTGAGCCCACTAATTATTTTCCCTTTGGCACGATGATAGTAAGGCTGTTCTTGGCAGCATGCGCCCCTCCTCTCTAATTCAGCTCgccccaagccaagccaggaCTGCTCGTATTTGCTCTTGGCCGCTGTCTGATTACTGACTGGACTGGCGTTTACTATTATACAGAATGGATCTTCTCAAGAGATAGTCTTGATAGTTGTTCCGAGGTGGGCTTGGGATAAATGCATGCAGCGTCGATAACATGGCTGCTGCGTTATGTCGGCGTTATGCCGAGCGTTTTGATAGGAATAGTTAGTATACCAACCATGCAAATAAGCTTAAATTtaggccatggccaccaaacCTTTTATTACGAAAACACGGTGTGGGTAATAATGCAGACGTTAACCACTAGTTGACTCAATCTGGCCCGCGCTTACAAtccatcacggccatcaaAAGGAATTATCCTTTCGGCTGGTAGCTTCTTCACTCCGGGGTAACTACGAGCACAGATACAAGACGAAAATAGACATTAAGACTATTAATTACAGTAAATTGGAACCCAGACGTGACAAATATAAAGACAAATACTTAAGTTATAGCATGTAACTAACTCAATAGACACTTTTTGTAGTGCGTAACAGCCGAGATACACGATAATTGCGATTGACTCTCGCTATATCAACTTTTCATTAGAGATCAATGAGCAATATGCAAATTGTGGCTACCTGAAGTCTCTAGATACCTTGCAGCGTCGCCAACGATACTTCCGAGTTACCCTTGGAATGGGGACAAAActtttttcttggcttcccCAGTCAGCCTTACAGGGAGACAGAGGCCGTTCCTCGCTTGCAAAGGTTCCAGCTGCACAGTTTACCCGATCGCAAGTGTGGATCTCTTGTAAGGCTGGTCAGGAAAAGTCCGGTCCTATAGATCATAACTCGCAAGTTCCTGAGGTGCCAAGCTTGGTGGCTCCATAAGCATCCGCACCCAATGTTTAAACTGTAAAATAAACCCTCCATTGGT
The genomic region above belongs to Pochonia chlamydosporia 170 chromosome 2, whole genome shotgun sequence and contains:
- a CDS encoding PLC-like phosphodiesterase (similar to Glarea lozoyensis ATCC 20868 XP_008082246.1), translated to MPDHSRYYDDAESVVGCDNEHGLLGDIAYEARPGRLEPLEYSEHRPSSRHSQLITHPVALVLRRLSNTQRLPKRKKLFCFLVVFYLSLVGLIHILGNILHTNFPDDMDRIVHRWIAASAATIGTGNWLSDATKDVYPVHCHSHNDYWRTVPLFDAIAAGCPSVEADVWHQYQDLYVGHRQFQLHADRTLRNLYINPLIEILEKRNGLLPCESPEVCGARPPPDHPLAGVFISDPDQPLILLIDFKTSAQSTWRELQTQLMPLRERNFITYFNGTAIVPGPVIIVASGNAPFANITLNKNYRDVFYDAPLERLADMSTIWPNPNRVNHETRWAEQKGRNQAPSRHSSGSRQAFNTEKVDSYGISNSYYASTSFTRAVGRVWGSRLSQDQLQLIRAQVRGAHQLGLKVRYWGVPAWPIGLRNHIWHILIREGVDMLSVDDLRQATTWDWRKKKGLLF
- a CDS encoding short chain oxidoreductase protein (similar to Eutypa lata UCREL1 XP_007798966.1), with translation MSGKVSSTWLITGASSGIGKALALEALSTGCKVIGTTRDVGRAETSFPEFSVKGGIWKELDPGHNDSFAQFSSCCREYGVDVLVNNAAYAFIGGVEDTSESEVREQMEVNFYGPIRALKACLPTMRAKKSGNIVLISSAAGFISRPARGTYSASKFAIEAIHESLAQEVQSFGIKVLIVEPGAFRTPFSSRIITPAQYASKGGLSDVYKGTVVDQMLSGTRDMMSIPDFVKGDPDKAASAIVNAVRNGHEYLRMPLGPDSVRALESKLGSLKEDLEATRSIANSTDVN